Proteins found in one Sporosarcina jeotgali genomic segment:
- a CDS encoding DnaJ family domain-containing protein — protein sequence MKENDFQEPYRDLMGDIIKKHKKEGGMDNLPGKGKPLNPDYFSGDTFQHFQRIAKDAGYKPHWLNLQQEIREDVLLLADFYEANVTVNIEERLKEINLKVFKYNRLCPPPMQKGPVSMDTIQNVLNKRN from the coding sequence ATGAAGGAGAATGATTTTCAAGAGCCTTATCGAGATTTAATGGGGGATATTATTAAAAAGCATAAGAAAGAAGGGGGAATGGACAATCTACCGGGGAAAGGTAAACCGTTGAACCCTGATTATTTTTCCGGAGATACATTTCAACACTTTCAGCGAATTGCTAAGGATGCGGGCTACAAGCCTCACTGGCTGAATTTGCAACAAGAAATTCGAGAGGATGTTCTACTACTCGCTGATTTTTATGAAGCGAACGTTACTGTTAATATAGAAGAACGGTTAAAGGAAATTAACTTAAAAGTCTTTAAATATAATCGGTTATGTCCTCCTCCTATGCAAAAAGGGCCCGTTTCTATGGATACCATTCAAAATGTACTGAACAAAAGAAATTAA
- a CDS encoding GNAT family N-acetyltransferase encodes MRIRLAMPEDVDQLIKMRWDFTLEDEDYDGHINEEDYEEFKNECKQFLLKAIQGNDWFIWVAEDKGKIVSHIYVELIQKVPRPGRITYPFAYMTNVYTIPEIRGKGIGGQLIAKVNEWSKEKKYEFIIVWTSDTSIDFYTRNGYYKNCNEPMEFIT; translated from the coding sequence ATGAGAATTAGACTTGCAATGCCAGAAGATGTCGATCAACTTATTAAAATGAGATGGGACTTTACTTTAGAAGATGAGGACTATGATGGTCACATAAATGAAGAAGATTATGAGGAATTTAAAAACGAATGCAAGCAATTTTTATTGAAAGCGATTCAAGGTAACGATTGGTTTATTTGGGTGGCAGAAGATAAAGGGAAGATTGTTTCTCACATATATGTCGAATTGATACAAAAGGTACCAAGGCCGGGTAGAATCACTTATCCATTTGCTTATATGACGAACGTCTATACTATACCTGAAATACGTGGTAAGGGAATCGGTGGCCAATTGATTGCCAAGGTGAATGAATGGTCAAAAGAGAAAAAATACGAATTTATTATAGTGTGGACAAGTGACACAAGTATTGATTTTTATACAAGAAACGGATATTATAAAAATTGTAACGAACCAATGGAATTTATAACCTGA
- a CDS encoding DUF3888 domain-containing protein codes for MKKMLIGFILSLILILSLVLSTSDQTRIVSSAEPTQDSEDLRLQDMLMVMLTPYIENDLTNYYYPEIVKSFSPHAAPWDIEVIETKRVNGFRGFQLQITIEIEPTDGGQWSPIGKDRMTYEISAGPTVKLINHKHLKTYEFPSES; via the coding sequence ATGAAAAAGATGCTAATCGGTTTTATCCTATCTCTGATTCTTATTCTATCCCTAGTGCTTAGTACTTCTGATCAAACAAGAATCGTATCCTCAGCTGAACCAACCCAAGACTCTGAAGACCTTAGACTGCAGGATATGCTCATGGTTATGCTAACTCCTTATATTGAAAACGACTTAACTAACTATTATTATCCGGAAATTGTAAAATCTTTTTCACCTCATGCAGCCCCTTGGGATATTGAAGTGATAGAAACAAAAAGGGTCAATGGATTTCGTGGCTTTCAATTGCAAATTACTATTGAAATTGAGCCTACCGATGGTGGACAATGGAGTCCAATAGGGAAAGATCGAATGACCTATGAGATCTCTGCTGGACCGACAGTTAAATTGATAAATCACAAGCATTTGAAGACGTATGAATTTCCTTCTGAGTCATAA
- a CDS encoding GNAT family N-acetyltransferase, giving the protein MKYKVIELNDSQVEDIESRLEQYDKNHITYEIQGNIKIGVVDEEKLIAGADADMTAYKVLYVSTVFVDEDYRNNKVGTKLMTEIEKRAKLLGANMIRLDTFNWQGRDFYRSLGYEEVGFYENKDDGFSEHFFVKRI; this is encoded by the coding sequence ATGAAATACAAAGTTATTGAACTTAACGATTCACAGGTGGAAGACATAGAAAGTAGACTTGAACAATATGATAAAAATCATATTACTTATGAAATTCAAGGTAATATAAAAATCGGGGTAGTGGATGAAGAAAAATTAATTGCTGGTGCAGATGCAGATATGACAGCATATAAGGTTTTGTATGTCTCCACTGTATTTGTTGATGAGGATTACAGAAACAATAAAGTTGGCACAAAACTAATGACAGAGATAGAAAAACGGGCAAAATTATTAGGAGCAAATATGATAAGGTTAGATACATTTAACTGGCAGGGTAGAGATTTTTATCGTTCACTGGGATATGAGGAAGTTGGATTTTACGAAAATAAAGATGATGGTTTTTCTGAACATTTCTTTGTAAAGAGGATATGA
- the ltrA gene encoding group II intron reverse transcriptase/maturase: MSTLRYWDYYNMTGIFTDLYERASQQDTFSRLYETVTSRENILLAFRTIKSNKGSKTPGTDGKTIKDIKELSENELVKTIQTKLENYRPKKVRRVWIEKENGQYRPLGIPCILDRVIQQCFKQVLEPIAEAHFYKHSYGFRPLRSTHHAMARVQHLVNTANLHYIVDVDIKGFFDNVNHKLLIKQLWNLGIQDRKILACISKMLKAEIDKEGVPSKGVPQGGILSTLLSNVVLNDLDQWVAGQWEFFPLSKNYKTREGKVVAKKRTALKEGYLVRYADDFKILCRDGKTAHKWYHAVKLYLKERLKLDISPEKSQIVNLRKRKSEFLGFTIKANKKRNKRVAHTGVKKKKREKLKEQAKVHILRIKASPTTQNALRFNSFVLGIHNYFKGATHVNLEFSRLAYDLQAFLYNRLRPVGKYGRPIRPSTTYKKYFSTRSKTFEIAGVHLFPVGDVRTVNTMNFSPTLSLFTEEGRKKIYDKLKPDVRLEISNIMKAVLPNRTVEYMDNRISRFSMKMGKCELTGWNLTASEVHCHHYRPKHLGGTDEFRNLRILHKDIHRLVHRIDTEIITSEIRKFGFTSSMIKKLNQYRMECGLETVV, encoded by the coding sequence GTGTCAACTTTGAGATATTGGGATTACTACAATATGACGGGAATCTTCACGGATTTATACGAAAGAGCTAGTCAACAGGATACGTTCAGTCGTCTTTACGAGACGGTGACTTCAAGAGAGAACATTCTCTTAGCTTTTCGAACGATTAAATCTAATAAAGGGTCAAAGACCCCTGGTACTGATGGGAAAACCATCAAAGATATTAAAGAGCTTTCGGAAAATGAATTGGTGAAAACCATTCAAACAAAACTAGAAAACTACCGACCTAAGAAAGTCCGAAGAGTATGGATTGAAAAGGAGAACGGTCAATACCGACCTCTTGGAATTCCATGTATTCTTGACCGCGTCATTCAACAGTGTTTTAAACAGGTTCTAGAGCCAATAGCTGAAGCCCATTTCTACAAACACAGCTATGGATTTAGACCATTAAGGTCTACTCATCATGCCATGGCTAGAGTACAACATTTAGTCAATACTGCTAATTTGCATTATATTGTGGATGTTGACATTAAAGGGTTTTTCGATAATGTGAATCATAAACTTCTAATCAAACAATTATGGAACTTAGGCATTCAGGATAGAAAAATATTGGCTTGTATATCCAAAATGCTGAAAGCCGAGATTGATAAAGAGGGCGTCCCATCTAAAGGTGTTCCTCAAGGTGGAATTTTATCGACTTTATTATCGAACGTGGTGCTCAATGACCTTGACCAGTGGGTTGCGGGTCAGTGGGAATTCTTCCCTCTTTCGAAAAACTATAAAACAAGAGAAGGTAAAGTGGTCGCTAAGAAGCGTACCGCTTTAAAAGAAGGATATCTTGTCCGTTACGCAGATGATTTTAAAATTCTTTGCCGAGATGGGAAAACAGCTCATAAGTGGTATCACGCAGTAAAGTTGTATCTCAAAGAGCGTTTAAAACTAGATATTTCACCTGAAAAGTCACAAATTGTGAACTTGCGGAAAAGAAAGTCTGAATTCTTAGGTTTTACAATAAAAGCGAATAAGAAAAGAAATAAAAGGGTTGCCCATACGGGCGTTAAAAAGAAAAAGCGGGAGAAACTCAAAGAACAAGCAAAAGTCCATATCTTACGGATAAAAGCCTCCCCAACCACTCAAAATGCTTTACGCTTTAATAGTTTTGTTTTAGGGATTCACAATTATTTTAAGGGAGCTACACATGTCAATCTAGAATTCTCACGTCTTGCTTACGATTTACAAGCCTTTCTGTATAACCGCCTTCGTCCTGTAGGGAAATACGGACGCCCAATCAGACCGAGTACTACTTATAAGAAGTACTTTAGCACAAGGTCTAAAACATTTGAGATTGCGGGGGTTCATCTTTTTCCCGTTGGAGATGTACGGACAGTAAATACGATGAATTTTAGTCCGACATTATCACTCTTCACGGAGGAAGGCAGAAAGAAAATTTACGATAAATTAAAGCCGGATGTTCGTTTGGAAATTAGTAATATAATGAAGGCTGTTCTTCCCAACCGAACGGTTGAATACATGGATAATCGCATTAGTCGCTTCAGTATGAAGATGGGGAAATGTGAACTTACAGGTTGGAATTTAACTGCTAGTGAAGTTCATTGCCATCATTATAGACCCAAACATCTTGGAGGAACGGATGAGTTTCGAAATCTCCGTATTCTTCATAAAGATATCCACCGGTTAGTTCATCGTATAGATACAGAAATCATCACATCTGAAATAAGGAAATTTGGTTTTACTTCTTCAATGATTAAGAAACTAAACCAATACCGAATGGAATGTGGGCTTGAAACGGTAGTATAA
- a CDS encoding MFS transporter encodes MVSKLKEWKDPGVLLSSIAISNIGDFIYLVAINIIVFQLTGSAAAVAGLWIISPLTNIVTKFWTGSFIDYRSKRKVMMSTYVIRAVFISLIPFAPNMIMVYGILIVLSVANSFFHPASTTYATIMIPIEKRKRFNSMRSFASSGAFIIGPAIGGTLLYLYSYEITLWINALLFVAAALLLLVLPEKESIDKKNIPALTISQIRSDFTVVKDFVMANRYVSVIYLGFTLIMIFSFAMDTQEVVFTQRVIGLSEIDYSLLVSITGIGSLFSAILLTIFSSKFSLRYMISIGLLMTTAGYIIYAFSWSFLSIVIGFLILGFFNVFLNAGIMTFYQNNVPVHVMGRVTSIYQLIQSTVQVVFILVIGFLGDILSLRIVIATLAIVMLFTSVLYVWFVLKDNKKTFYLEESD; translated from the coding sequence ATGGTGAGTAAATTAAAAGAATGGAAGGATCCGGGCGTATTATTATCTTCAATCGCAATCTCTAATATCGGTGATTTTATTTATCTAGTCGCCATTAATATCATTGTATTTCAACTGACTGGTTCCGCTGCAGCTGTCGCGGGACTTTGGATTATTAGTCCACTTACGAATATTGTTACTAAGTTTTGGACGGGTAGTTTTATAGATTATCGCAGTAAGAGGAAAGTGATGATGAGTACATATGTGATACGCGCTGTATTCATTAGTCTTATCCCTTTTGCTCCCAATATGATCATGGTCTATGGAATTTTAATTGTTCTCAGCGTGGCGAATTCTTTCTTTCATCCTGCGTCTACAACCTACGCAACCATTATGATTCCTATTGAAAAAAGAAAGCGTTTTAATTCAATGCGTTCTTTTGCAAGTTCAGGTGCTTTCATCATTGGACCCGCTATAGGAGGTACCTTGCTCTACCTATACTCCTACGAAATTACATTATGGATCAATGCTTTACTATTTGTTGCAGCAGCACTTTTGCTGCTAGTACTACCAGAAAAAGAGTCGATTGATAAGAAGAATATCCCTGCATTGACGATTTCACAAATAAGGAGTGACTTCACTGTTGTGAAGGACTTCGTCATGGCGAATCGGTATGTATCTGTAATTTATTTAGGATTTACGCTGATTATGATTTTCTCTTTTGCTATGGATACCCAGGAAGTTGTTTTTACCCAAAGAGTCATTGGTCTATCTGAAATTGATTACAGCTTGCTTGTTAGTATTACTGGGATAGGCTCTTTGTTTAGTGCTATTTTGCTAACGATCTTTTCCTCTAAATTTTCTTTAAGGTATATGATTTCAATTGGATTACTCATGACGACTGCAGGATATATCATTTATGCATTTTCTTGGTCATTTTTATCAATTGTGATTGGTTTTTTAATTCTAGGATTCTTTAACGTGTTTTTAAACGCTGGAATCATGACCTTTTATCAGAATAATGTTCCTGTCCATGTCATGGGAAGAGTCACAAGCATCTATCAGCTCATACAAAGTACAGTGCAGGTTGTATTTATACTGGTTATTGGTTTCTTGGGGGACATATTATCTTTACGCATTGTCATAGCTACACTAGCGATCGTAATGCTGTTTACTTCTGTTTTATATGTATGGTTCGTTCTGAAAGATAATAAAAAGACATTCTACTTAGAAGAAAGCGACTAA
- a CDS encoding VanZ family protein → MINEKSKIESFLKSKWTFNILLFVISTGIGIWLYLGFFMDILPRFFANMENIEKNILAVLIIFLSIYTLLKILFNRDTSLDRYLLLGMYIIVLVLGLLRPDQKKFGDTGVYSWNPVGFLSDIKGDTGSLIVMLINIIIFMPMYFLLAQTNVLKTFATRLIVFEIVAFLFELSQAQFKVGAFDLSDVVLYNIGFFVGYFFALPILSFIKKRSSKCRLYS, encoded by the coding sequence ATGATTAATGAGAAAAGTAAAATAGAGTCATTTTTAAAATCGAAATGGACATTCAACATTCTTTTATTTGTGATAAGTACTGGTATTGGAATTTGGCTATATTTAGGTTTTTTCATGGATATTTTGCCAAGATTTTTTGCCAACATGGAGAATATCGAAAAAAATATATTAGCGGTTCTCATCATTTTTTTATCAATATATACTTTACTGAAAATTTTATTTAACCGTGATACAAGTCTTGATCGATATTTACTGTTGGGAATGTACATAATCGTTTTGGTATTAGGTTTATTAAGACCAGACCAAAAAAAATTTGGTGATACTGGAGTATACTCCTGGAACCCAGTTGGATTTTTATCTGATATAAAAGGGGATACAGGATCGTTAATTGTTATGCTTATTAATATTATTATCTTTATGCCAATGTATTTTTTGTTGGCTCAAACAAATGTGCTGAAAACCTTTGCAACAAGGTTAATTGTTTTTGAAATCGTGGCATTTTTATTTGAATTATCACAAGCACAATTCAAGGTTGGAGCATTCGATTTATCTGATGTTGTTTTATATAACATTGGTTTCTTTGTAGGCTATTTCTTTGCTTTGCCAATTTTGAGTTTTATAAAAAAACGATCTTCTAAATGTCGCTTGTATAGCTAA